The Streptococcus suis DNA window TAATCAAGGTTTTTACAATAACATAACCATAGGTTGACATCTCTTCAGCTACTTGCCTTTGAACTTCTAGGGCAATTTCATCTTTCTTTTCAAACAATTCATCCAAAGTCAATTTAGGAACTGATGAGCGTAAGGCATCTTCAATATACGATTTAATTTGTGCCTCTGGATGCATGAGTTTATAGTAAGCATCCGTCACATTATTCTCATTAACTCGGTACTGAGTTGCTACATTCATTGTCACAAAAACATTGTCCTGTGTTTTTGTTTCAACAATAATTTCACTTTGTAGCATCCGTAACTGAATTCGGGCCGCAATCACATCTACACCAAATGGAATTTTAAAGTTAATCCCAGATGTTGATGTTTTTTGATACTTACCGAATCGTTCAATGATAGCGACAGTCTGTTGCTTAACCACATACAAACCTGAAAAGATCAAAATCAAAGCGATAAATAATACAAACAGCACCACAACAATAAAAATAATTAAACCAGTAGACATAGTAGCCTCCTAAACTAGCATTTTATAAAGCGAATCATTCTCATGCAAATTGATATATTGAGGATCAAATTGTTCTAGTCGTGCAATAAACTCAGCGTAATCCCTCTTATCACCCAATGCAATCCCAATTAAAACCGGACCCGTTCCTTTATTCGCACGTTTTATGTATTCAAACCGTGTAATATCATCATTCGGACCTAAAATGTGGTTAACAAATTCACGAAGAGCTCCCGGTCTTTGAGGAAAATTGACCACAAAATAATGTTTAATCCCCTCATAAATTAGAGCACGCTCTTCCATTTCTGGCATACGGTTAATATCATTATTTCCTCCAGAAATGATACAGCAAATCGTTTGACCCTTTATTTGATCCTTGATAACTTCAAGTGCCGCAATGGTTGCTGCGCCAGCAGGTTCCGCAACAATTCCCAATTTTGAATATAGATCCAAAATGGTTTCCGAAATCCGACCCTCGTCAACGGCAATCAGTTGATCAACATTTTTGCGAGCCACCTCATAAGTTGTTTTTCCAACTTTTTGAACTGCAATACCATCTGCGAATTTATCAATATGCTCCAACTTAACAGGGCGACCTTTATCAAAAGCAGCCTTCATTGACCTTGCACCACTCGCCTCTACACCAACAATTTTAATCTCAGGTGCTTGGTCTTTCAGATAGGCAGAGACCCCAGCAATTAGACCTCCTCCACCAACTGGGACAAGTAGCTGATCAAAACTCACAGACTGATCTTCAGCTTCCTCAAGAATTTCATAAGCAACAGTACCTTGGCCTGCTTGTACATTTGGATCATCAAAGGGGTCAATAAATGTTTTTCCCGTTTCCTTAGTATACTTCATCGCCGCTGTAGCCGACTCATCAAAGGTATCCCCAACCAAACGAATCTCGACAAACTCTCCACCAAAAAACTTAACTTGTCCAATTTTTTGTTGAGGTGTCGTTATTGGCATAAAAATTGTTGCTGGAATCTGCATTTCTTTACAGGTATACGCTACCCCTTGGGCATGGTTACCAGCAGATGCGCAAACAACTCCATTCGCTTTGTCTGCATCTGTCAATTGTGAAATGGCATAATAAGCACCGCGAATTTTAAACGAGCGAACCCGCTGTTCATTTTCTCTCTTGATATAGATGCTTGCTCCATATCTTTCAGATAAATAGCGGTTAAAATCCAATGGAGTCCGGACGACAACGTCTTTCAGAACTGAATACGCTTGCTTAATATCTCTTGCTGAAATCATAATGCACTTTTTTCTTTCTATTTATATCTATTGTACCAATAATACAAAAATAAATATAGTATTTATACTTAAATATTCTATTTTTATTATACCAGTTTTTTATTCACTTCAAAAATAAATTTCCAAATCAATGAACCGCCATAGAGAGGATGACATTGCATCCAATAAATGACCTAGTTACTTGAATTAGCTTTGATACACCGTCACTTTCGGCTTGCCCTAATCTAGTATTGCCTGCACCTCAGTTCCTTGTCTGGAAACTAATTCATTCAACTATACAAACTACTTTTCATTTATTTATTTTCATTACAATGTTGAGTTAAGTCTCGGAAATATACTGAAAACATTCTTTTAATTTTCTAAACAACTTTCCAACAATGACTAAAAGAGCCAGGCAAGCCAGCTCTTGTAGTTCTATCAATTAAACAGAGGATTGGAATCTGACAGTTTGAGAAACTGTCAGAGGGGAGATATAGGGCTAGACGATAGGCAAGTCTCTCTTTTGCATAGCCATAGGTTTCCTCGCTCTTTCATTTTCAGGCGAGGGTTGAAATAATATCCTTCCCTTGCCTCGCTTTTCAATTTCTGGGTGAGGGCTAAAACAGTCCACTGGACTTCCTCGCTTTTCAGTTTCTGGGCGAGGGCTAAAACAGTCCACTGGACTTCCTCGCTCTCTCGTTTTCAGGCGAGGGCTAGAATAGCCTATCCGTAGGCTATTCCTCGCTTTTCAGTTTCTGGGCGAGGGCTAGAATAGCCTATCCGTAGGCTATTCTAGTTATAAATCTTGAAGGCGTCGTCGTCGTTGCGTCCGACAAATGGCATTGCTTTGCGGAGTTCTGCACCAACTTTTTCAATTTCAAGATTTTCTGCTTCTTTACGATATGCTTCCATACGTGGGCGACCTGCTTTATAGTCGTTTACAAAGTCATTTGCGAATTTACCTGACTGGATATCCGCAAGAACAGCTTTCATGTTTTCTTTCACTTGATCAGTAATCACTCGCGGACCTGATACATAGTCACCAAACTCAGCAGTGTTTGAAATAGATTGACGCATTTTCTTGAAACCACCTTCATAAACAAGGTCAACAATCAGTTTCATTTCATGCAATACTTCAAAGTAAGCTAATTCTGGTGCATAGCCAGCTTCTGTCAATACTTCAAACCCTGCTTCCATCAAAGCAGTTAAACCACCGCAGAGAACAGCTTGTTCACCAAACAAGTCTTCTTCGGTTTCTTCCTTGAAAGTCGTTTCCAAAAGACCTACACGTGCTGAACCAA harbors:
- a CDS encoding SPFH domain-containing protein, coding for MSTGLIIFIVVVLFVLFIALILIFSGLYVVKQQTVAIIERFGKYQKTSTSGINFKIPFGVDVIAARIQLRMLQSEIIVETKTQDNVFVTMNVATQYRVNENNVTDAYYKLMHPEAQIKSYIEDALRSSVPKLTLDELFEKKDEIALEVQRQVAEEMSTYGYVIVKTLITKVEPDAEVKQSMNEINAAQRKRVAAQELAEADKIKIVTAAEAEAEKDRLHGVGIAHQRKAIVDGLADSIRELKESNVSLTEEQIMSILLTNQYLDTLNNFAQGGNNTIFLPGNPEGVEDIRTQILSALKVK
- a CDS encoding threonine dehydratase, translating into MISARDIKQAYSVLKDVVVRTPLDFNRYLSERYGASIYIKRENEQRVRSFKIRGAYYAISQLTDADKANGVVCASAGNHAQGVAYTCKEMQIPATIFMPITTPQQKIGQVKFFGGEFVEIRLVGDTFDESATAAMKYTKETGKTFIDPFDDPNVQAGQGTVAYEILEEAEDQSVSFDQLLVPVGGGGLIAGVSAYLKDQAPEIKIVGVEASGARSMKAAFDKGRPVKLEHIDKFADGIAVQKVGKTTYEVARKNVDQLIAVDEGRISETILDLYSKLGIVAEPAGAATIAALEVIKDQIKGQTICCIISGGNNDINRMPEMEERALIYEGIKHYFVVNFPQRPGALREFVNHILGPNDDITRFEYIKRANKGTGPVLIGIALGDKRDYAEFIARLEQFDPQYINLHENDSLYKMLV